A portion of the uncultured Draconibacterium sp. genome contains these proteins:
- the argF gene encoding ornithine carbamoyltransferase, with translation MASNLKNRNFLKLLDFSPEEINQLLDLAASLKKAKYEGTEEPSLSGKNIALIFEKASTRTRCAFEVAAYDQGARVTYLGPSGSQIGQKETMKDTARVLGRMYDGIEYRGFGQNIVEELGDHAGVPVWNGLTNEFHPTQILADFLTIKEHSNKALSEIKFCYLGDARNNMGNSLMVGAAKLGMDFRAAAPKACQPAEELQAECREIAAETGGKITVTEDVASAVNDCDFLYTDVWVSMGEPDEVWQERINLLLPYQVNKKAMELTGNPDVKFLHCLPAFHNRDTKIGEQIYQKFGLEAMEVTEEVFESKASLVFDEAENRMHTIKAVMVATLA, from the coding sequence ATGGCATCTAATTTAAAAAACAGAAACTTTCTTAAACTTCTGGATTTTTCACCTGAAGAAATAAATCAACTGCTCGACCTTGCGGCAAGTTTAAAAAAAGCGAAGTACGAAGGCACTGAAGAACCTTCGCTATCGGGCAAAAATATCGCTTTGATATTTGAAAAAGCTTCTACCCGCACCCGTTGTGCTTTCGAGGTGGCAGCTTACGACCAAGGAGCGCGGGTCACTTATCTCGGTCCATCAGGTTCGCAAATCGGACAGAAAGAAACAATGAAAGACACAGCCCGTGTTTTGGGTAGAATGTACGATGGTATTGAGTACCGTGGTTTTGGGCAGAATATTGTTGAAGAATTGGGTGATCATGCCGGCGTTCCGGTGTGGAACGGCTTAACCAACGAGTTTCACCCCACACAAATTCTGGCTGATTTTCTCACCATTAAAGAACACAGCAACAAAGCCCTTTCTGAAATTAAATTCTGCTACCTGGGCGATGCACGTAACAACATGGGCAACTCGTTGATGGTGGGCGCTGCCAAACTGGGAATGGATTTCAGGGCTGCTGCCCCCAAAGCCTGTCAACCTGCTGAAGAACTACAGGCTGAATGCCGCGAGATTGCCGCCGAAACAGGTGGAAAAATTACGGTTACCGAGGATGTTGCCTCAGCTGTGAATGACTGTGATTTTTTATACACCGATGTTTGGGTATCGATGGGCGAACCCGACGAAGTTTGGCAAGAACGCATAAACCTGCTGCTTCCGTACCAGGTAAACAAAAAGGCAATGGAGCTCACCGGTAATCCTGATGTGAAATTTTTGCATTGTTTACCTGCATTCCATAACCGCGACACAAAAATTGGCGAGCAGATCTATCAAAAATTTGGACTGGAAGCGATGGAAGTTACCGAAGAGGTATTCGAGAGCAAGGCATCGCTGGTATTCGACGAAGCTGAAAACCGTATGCACACCATAAAAGCTGTTATGGTAGCTACACTGGCTTAA
- a CDS encoding carbamate kinase: MKKRAVVALGGNAILRGNEDGTIVQQEKNVTDTLENLVPLLREGYELVLTHGNGPQVGNILMRNDAGEQLYGIAPMPLNICVADSQGGIGFMIERMMRNVLNKYGIDKNVISMVTLVEISADDPAFQNPSKRIGKVYSKAEADRLAQQKGWVFKPSPKSKDGFRRVVPSPTPIDIVNKEIIRQLLENGNIVIAAGGGGIPVYFDENNDVRTLDAVIDKDMASGMLATNILADELYILTDVPFIYKNFGQETQEKLEFLDYTDTIKHLENGTFAEGTMEPKIKACINFIKNGGYKSIITEATKLADKSYGSKITMKYDESDQKTITDNYGI; encoded by the coding sequence ATGAAGAAACGAGCTGTTGTTGCTTTGGGCGGAAACGCCATTCTGCGTGGTAACGAAGATGGAACCATCGTTCAGCAGGAAAAAAATGTAACTGACACACTTGAAAACCTGGTGCCATTACTTCGCGAGGGGTACGAACTGGTGCTTACGCACGGCAATGGCCCGCAGGTGGGGAATATACTAATGCGCAACGACGCCGGTGAACAACTTTACGGAATTGCGCCCATGCCACTGAATATTTGTGTGGCCGACTCGCAAGGCGGAATTGGTTTTATGATTGAGCGGATGATGCGCAATGTGCTGAATAAATACGGCATTGATAAAAACGTAATTTCGATGGTTACTTTGGTTGAAATCAGTGCCGACGACCCGGCTTTTCAGAACCCGTCGAAACGAATCGGGAAAGTATACAGCAAAGCCGAAGCCGACCGGCTGGCGCAACAAAAGGGCTGGGTATTTAAACCCTCACCAAAAAGCAAAGACGGTTTTCGCAGGGTAGTCCCCTCGCCCACCCCAATTGATATTGTGAACAAGGAGATCATTCGTCAACTGCTTGAAAACGGCAACATTGTTATTGCTGCCGGCGGCGGTGGCATTCCGGTTTATTTCGACGAAAACAACGACGTTCGCACACTCGACGCGGTAATCGATAAGGACATGGCATCGGGAATGCTGGCCACGAACATACTTGCCGACGAGCTATACATCCTTACCGACGTACCATTCATTTACAAAAACTTTGGCCAGGAAACACAGGAGAAGCTTGAATTTTTGGATTATACCGACACCATAAAACACCTTGAAAATGGTACATTTGCTGAAGGTACGATGGAGCCTAAAATTAAAGCCTGTATTAATTTCATAAAAAATGGCGGGTACAAAAGTATCATTACCGAAGCCACAAAACTGGCAGACAAAAGTTACGGATCAAAAATTACAATGAAATACGACGAATCGGATCAAAAAACTATAACAGACAACTATGGCATCTAA
- a CDS encoding DNA translocase FtsK 4TM domain-containing protein, protein MAFRAKKKPAKSKNKRTKKKRTFQFKSEKLYFLLGLFVLLLAAYLLISFVSFLFYGAADQSIMDSGWREFLFNTQVKAQNKGMKLGAYLSEVIMNRGFGLASFGIVYLLAITGMRILGRKTGNFIKSILYSIVCIIWFSIALGLFFNKTNAGSAIYWGGHYGFVLSNWLRSLIGIIGLVFLLFISGLGIVVVRFDSAFNLLKGLMKRQAKDSLPDDETLNETDTPEQIVEGEEAITKIIEDDDDVVKAIFESDEEDDLPLEETETEPEEIEVAEAEEETDDGIEVIPIEKEDDLDLTVAPKVDEEEGDSKKPEELEDYDPTLDLASFKFPTLELLEDHKFGNAEVKNEELVANKNKIVETLRHYKIEITKIRATIGPTITLYEIVPAPGVRISKIKNLEDDIALSLAALGIRIIAPIPGRGTIGIEVPNQNPETVSMHSIIRSKKFQESKAELPVALGKTISNETFMFDLVKMPHILVAGATGQGKSVGINVIITSLLYKKHPSQLKFVFIDPKKVELNIYSVLEKHYLAKLPDAEEPVITDIQKVKNTLNSINVEMDARYDLLKAAQARNIKEYNKKFISRRLNPEKGHRFMPYIVVIIDEFADLIMTAGKEIELPIARIAQLARAVGIHMIIATQRPSTNIITGVIKANFPARIAFKVASMIDSRTILDSPGANQLIGRGDMLISQGSEMTRVQCAFVDTPEVENIVEFIGDQRGYPTAFLLPEYAGDEEPGPGEVDLRNRDELFDDAARVVVMNQMGSTSMIQRKFSIGYNRAGRLMDQLEAAGIVGPSEGSKARQVLLQDEYSLEQLLNSL, encoded by the coding sequence ATGGCATTTAGAGCGAAAAAGAAGCCAGCAAAGTCGAAAAATAAACGCACCAAAAAAAAGCGTACATTCCAGTTTAAAAGCGAGAAATTATATTTTTTGTTGGGTTTGTTCGTCCTTCTTTTGGCAGCTTATCTGCTCATTTCATTTGTATCGTTTTTATTTTACGGGGCTGCCGACCAGAGTATTATGGATTCGGGTTGGCGCGAGTTTCTTTTTAATACCCAGGTAAAAGCCCAAAACAAGGGGATGAAACTTGGAGCCTACTTGTCGGAAGTTATTATGAACCGTGGATTCGGACTGGCGTCGTTTGGTATCGTTTATCTGTTGGCAATTACAGGAATGCGAATTCTTGGTAGAAAAACCGGAAATTTCATTAAAAGTATTTTATATAGTATTGTTTGTATCATCTGGTTCTCTATAGCTCTGGGTTTATTCTTTAATAAAACCAATGCCGGATCGGCAATTTATTGGGGTGGTCATTATGGTTTTGTACTTAGTAACTGGCTGCGCTCATTAATCGGAATTATTGGACTTGTTTTCTTATTATTCATATCGGGGCTGGGAATTGTAGTTGTTCGTTTTGATAGTGCCTTTAACCTGTTAAAAGGATTGATGAAACGACAAGCAAAAGATTCATTGCCGGATGATGAAACGTTGAATGAAACGGATACTCCGGAGCAAATTGTTGAAGGAGAAGAGGCGATCACAAAAATTATAGAAGACGATGATGATGTGGTGAAAGCCATTTTTGAATCGGACGAAGAAGATGATTTGCCCCTGGAAGAGACGGAAACTGAACCCGAAGAAATTGAGGTTGCAGAGGCCGAAGAGGAAACGGATGATGGTATTGAAGTGATTCCGATTGAAAAAGAGGACGACCTGGATTTAACCGTTGCGCCAAAGGTTGACGAAGAAGAAGGAGATAGCAAAAAGCCGGAAGAGTTGGAAGATTATGATCCGACGCTGGATTTGGCAAGCTTTAAATTCCCGACTCTGGAGTTGTTGGAAGACCATAAATTTGGTAATGCCGAAGTTAAAAATGAAGAGCTGGTAGCCAACAAAAATAAAATTGTTGAAACGCTGCGTCATTATAAAATCGAGATCACAAAAATTCGGGCTACTATCGGGCCAACAATTACACTCTACGAAATTGTGCCGGCGCCGGGTGTTCGTATCTCAAAAATTAAAAATCTTGAAGATGACATTGCCTTAAGTTTGGCAGCATTGGGTATTCGTATTATCGCACCAATTCCGGGGCGCGGTACCATTGGTATCGAGGTGCCAAACCAAAACCCGGAGACCGTTTCGATGCACTCGATTATCCGCTCAAAGAAATTCCAGGAAAGCAAAGCCGAATTACCCGTAGCTTTAGGTAAAACCATTTCGAACGAGACCTTTATGTTCGACCTTGTTAAAATGCCTCACATACTGGTTGCCGGTGCTACCGGTCAAGGTAAATCGGTGGGTATAAACGTGATTATTACTTCGCTACTATACAAAAAGCATCCATCGCAGCTGAAGTTTGTTTTTATCGATCCGAAAAAAGTGGAACTGAATATCTACTCGGTACTGGAAAAACATTACCTGGCAAAACTACCCGATGCAGAAGAGCCGGTAATCACCGATATTCAGAAAGTAAAAAATACGCTCAACTCGATTAACGTTGAAATGGATGCACGATATGATTTACTGAAGGCAGCTCAGGCACGTAATATTAAAGAATATAACAAGAAATTTATATCGCGCCGATTGAATCCGGAGAAAGGCCACCGTTTTATGCCATACATTGTGGTAATTATCGATGAGTTTGCCGACCTGATTATGACTGCCGGAAAAGAGATTGAATTGCCAATTGCACGAATTGCCCAGCTGGCACGAGCTGTTGGTATTCATATGATTATTGCCACGCAGCGCCCGTCGACAAATATTATTACCGGTGTAATTAAAGCAAACTTCCCGGCGCGTATTGCGTTTAAAGTGGCATCGATGATCGATTCGCGTACCATTTTGGATTCGCCCGGAGCGAACCAATTGATTGGGCGTGGTGATATGCTTATTTCTCAGGGAAGCGAAATGACACGCGTGCAGTGTGCGTTTGTTGATACACCGGAGGTGGAAAATATTGTTGAGTTTATTGGCGATCAGCGCGGATATCCAACAGCATTTTTATTGCCCGAGTATGCAGGAGACGAGGAGCCCGGACCGGGTGAAGTGGATCTGCGGAACAGAGATGAATTGTTTGACGATGCAGCACGCGTAGTCGTGATGAACCAAATGGGGTCGACATCGATGATTCAACGTAAGTTTTCGATCGGGTATAACCGCGCAGGGCGTTTAATGGATCAGTTGGAAGCGGCAGGTATTGTTGGACCAAGCGAAGGTAGCAAAGCCCGGCAGGTATTGTTACAGGATGAATATAGTTTGGAACAGTTATTGAATAGTTTGTAG
- a CDS encoding outer membrane lipoprotein carrier protein LolA — MKRIVLIVALFLVATTGWTQEDAKAKKILDEVSAKTKEIKSMSASFVFSMVNDEMDIDETNAGTIKIKGQKYCVQLPDLGVEVFSDGATIWNYMKDGNQVTISNLDDEGSELMDPSSLFSIYERGFRSEFVDEKTVDGKTYYHINLFPDTDTYDVTKIEVEIDKAEMMIHSATLHSTDGNLYGILVKKMETNAGFDDSEFVFDASKYDDVEVIDFR, encoded by the coding sequence ATGAAGAGAATAGTATTGATTGTTGCGCTGTTTTTGGTTGCAACTACAGGATGGACACAGGAAGATGCAAAGGCAAAAAAGATTCTGGATGAGGTAAGCGCTAAAACAAAAGAAATCAAATCGATGTCGGCCAGTTTTGTTTTTTCGATGGTAAATGACGAAATGGATATCGATGAAACCAATGCCGGCACCATTAAAATAAAAGGCCAGAAATATTGTGTGCAACTACCCGATTTGGGCGTAGAAGTTTTTTCGGATGGTGCAACCATTTGGAATTACATGAAAGACGGTAACCAGGTAACTATTTCTAATTTAGATGATGAGGGAAGTGAGTTAATGGATCCTTCGTCGTTATTTAGTATTTACGAACGTGGTTTTCGGTCGGAGTTTGTAGATGAAAAAACTGTGGATGGAAAAACGTATTATCACATCAATCTTTTCCCCGATACTGATACTTACGATGTAACAAAAATTGAAGTGGAAATTGACAAAGCTGAAATGATGATTCACTCAGCTACTTTGCACAGTACCGATGGAAATTTGTACGGAATTTTGGTAAAGAAAATGGAAACGAACGCCGGCTTTGATGATTCGGAATTTGTTTTTGATGCATCGAAATACGACGATGTTGAAGTAATTGATTTTCGTTAG
- the pyk gene encoding pyruvate kinase, protein MRQTKIVATISDKRCDVDFLQSLYNAGMNVARINTAHVTTESAKIMVDNIRAVSDKIAILVDTKGPEIRTCQTLSDTEVEEGEFVTLSYSGGIMENIKNICVNYKGFVNDLSVGNKILVDDGDIEFEVVEKHIKYLLCKVCNSGVIKKRKSINVPGVEIKLPSLTERDVEFIRFAVENELDFIAHSFVRHKEDVGEVQKILDEYNSPIKIIAKIENMEGVDNIDEILEDAYGIMVARGDLGIELPEERIPSVQRNLVRRAILHQKPVIIATQMLHTMIEHPRPTRAEVSDVASAIYMGTDAIMLSGETAYGKYPVEAIKAMDKIAQEVEPDRDRRELLVPLKADIPAYLAQSAIRAARELKPDAIITSTTTGKTGRYLASHRSFYPVFVKCHSNRVMRELALSFGIHPSFLEAKKNKMKIQKAAVQELVNQGTINMDDLVIYVGGRFGEDAGASFIEISTADKLFLKPKEIR, encoded by the coding sequence ATGAGACAGACCAAAATTGTTGCGACAATATCAGACAAAAGATGTGATGTAGATTTTCTGCAGTCACTCTATAATGCGGGGATGAATGTAGCCCGTATTAATACTGCCCACGTTACAACCGAGAGTGCTAAAATAATGGTTGATAATATTCGGGCGGTTTCCGATAAAATTGCAATTCTTGTTGACACCAAAGGACCGGAAATAAGAACATGCCAAACGCTTTCGGACACCGAAGTTGAGGAAGGAGAATTTGTTACCCTATCCTACTCGGGTGGAATAATGGAAAACATTAAAAACATTTGCGTTAATTACAAAGGTTTTGTAAACGACTTAAGTGTTGGCAATAAAATACTTGTTGACGATGGTGATATTGAATTTGAAGTTGTTGAAAAACACATCAAATATTTATTGTGTAAAGTGTGCAACTCGGGCGTTATCAAAAAACGTAAAAGTATTAACGTTCCCGGAGTAGAAATTAAATTACCATCGCTTACTGAACGCGATGTGGAGTTTATTCGCTTTGCCGTTGAAAACGAACTCGATTTTATTGCCCACTCATTTGTGCGTCATAAAGAAGATGTAGGCGAGGTTCAGAAAATTCTTGACGAATACAACAGCCCGATTAAAATAATTGCCAAAATTGAAAACATGGAAGGCGTTGACAATATTGACGAAATATTAGAAGACGCTTATGGTATTATGGTGGCTCGTGGCGACCTGGGAATTGAGCTTCCTGAAGAGCGAATTCCATCGGTACAACGTAATTTGGTTCGTCGTGCAATTTTGCATCAGAAACCGGTTATTATTGCCACACAAATGCTACACACCATGATTGAACACCCAAGGCCAACACGTGCCGAGGTGAGCGACGTTGCAAGCGCTATTTATATGGGAACCGATGCAATTATGCTTAGCGGCGAAACAGCCTACGGAAAATATCCGGTTGAGGCTATTAAAGCGATGGATAAAATTGCACAGGAAGTGGAACCTGATCGCGACCGTCGCGAATTGTTAGTGCCGCTGAAAGCAGATATTCCGGCATACCTGGCACAATCAGCAATTCGTGCAGCACGCGAGCTAAAACCCGATGCAATTATTACATCAACCACAACCGGTAAAACAGGTCGCTACCTGGCTTCGCACCGTTCGTTTTACCCGGTTTTTGTAAAATGCCACTCAAATCGAGTGATGCGCGAACTGGCGTTGTCGTTCGGTATTCACCCGTCGTTTCTTGAAGCGAAAAAGAACAAAATGAAAATTCAAAAGGCAGCGGTTCAGGAGCTGGTTAACCAGGGCACCATTAACATGGATGATCTTGTAATTTATGTAGGCGGCCGTTTTGGAGAAGATGCAGGTGCATCGTTTATCGAAATATCAACTGCCGATAAATTATTCCTGAAGCCTAAAGAAATACGTTAA
- the aroQ gene encoding type II 3-dehydroquinate dehydratase has product MKLLIINGPNLNLLGVREKSIYGTESFKSYYEQLKLDFPDLELTYYQSNVEGELINKLHELGFSYDGIIINAGAYTHTSVAIRDAIAGVKTPVVEVHISNTLTREDFRHKSIIGPVCKGCIMGFGLESYKLAIHSFLN; this is encoded by the coding sequence ATGAAGCTATTGATTATCAATGGGCCCAATTTAAACCTTCTAGGCGTAAGGGAGAAATCGATTTATGGAACGGAAAGTTTTAAAAGTTATTATGAACAATTGAAACTCGATTTTCCCGATTTGGAACTTACTTATTATCAGTCAAACGTTGAGGGCGAGTTAATTAATAAACTCCATGAACTTGGGTTTTCCTACGATGGGATAATCATAAATGCAGGTGCATATACGCACACATCGGTTGCTATTCGCGATGCTATTGCCGGCGTAAAAACTCCGGTGGTAGAAGTACACATCTCGAATACCTTAACCCGCGAAGATTTCAGGCATAAATCGATAATTGGACCGGTATGCAAAGGTTGTATTATGGGTTTTGGCCTTGAATCCTATAAATTGGCCATTCATAGTTTTTTAAACTAA
- the xerD gene encoding site-specific tyrosine recombinase XerD codes for MKWEECKKGYENYLKLEKSLSQNSIAAYINDINKLEVFLNNSFKGVNPEKVTLSQLKSFVEWLNNKGVSPRTQARTISGIKSFYKYLLIEEKITSDPTALLESPKIGRKLPDILSMEEIDMLINAVDLKKSEGQRNKAMLETLYSCGLRVSELVNLKMTNLFFEQGFIKVEGKADKERLVPVSGRAIEEINKYLGNYRKNLRVNKDSENILFLNRRGRKLSRVMIFTIIKNLAAKVNLDKKISPHTFRHSFATHLINGGADLRAVQEMLGHESILTTEIYTHLDKDYLKSTIHQFHPRS; via the coding sequence ATGAAATGGGAGGAATGTAAAAAGGGATATGAGAATTATTTGAAGTTGGAGAAGTCATTATCACAAAACTCAATAGCTGCTTATATTAACGATATAAATAAGCTGGAAGTTTTTTTGAATAATAGTTTTAAAGGAGTGAATCCCGAGAAGGTAACGCTAAGTCAACTGAAAAGCTTTGTTGAATGGTTGAATAATAAAGGTGTTAGCCCAAGAACCCAGGCACGAACCATTTCCGGAATAAAATCTTTTTATAAATATCTGTTAATTGAAGAAAAGATAACAAGCGACCCTACTGCTTTGCTTGAATCGCCAAAAATTGGTAGAAAATTACCCGATATTTTATCGATGGAAGAAATAGATATGCTGATTAATGCTGTTGATTTGAAAAAATCGGAAGGCCAGCGTAACAAAGCCATGTTAGAAACATTGTACAGTTGCGGACTCCGGGTATCGGAACTTGTTAATTTGAAAATGACAAACCTGTTTTTTGAGCAGGGTTTTATAAAAGTTGAAGGAAAAGCAGATAAAGAAAGGCTGGTTCCGGTAAGCGGAAGAGCCATTGAGGAAATTAATAAGTATTTGGGTAATTACAGGAAAAACCTACGCGTAAATAAAGACAGCGAGAACATACTGTTTTTAAACCGACGCGGACGAAAGTTAAGCCGTGTAATGATATTTACGATTATTAAAAACCTGGCTGCCAAAGTTAATTTAGATAAGAAAATTAGTCCGCACACGTTCCGTCACTCATTTGCAACTCATTTAATAAACGGAGGAGCAGATTTGCGTGCCGTCCAGGAAATGTTAGGACACGAATCGATATTAACAACAGAGATTTATACCCATCTGGATAAGGACTACTTAAAGTCTACAATACACCAGTTTCATCCGCGGTCATAG
- the pckA gene encoding phosphoenolpyruvate carboxykinase (ATP), whose amino-acid sequence MANLDLSKYGIVDVQEILHNPSYEKLYEEEMNPALEGFEKGQLTELDAVNVMTGVFTGRSPKDKYIVKDATTENTMWWTSPESPNDNKPITQEVWNDLKKTTTDQLSGKKLFVVDTFCGANEDSRLKVRFIMEVAWQAHFVTNMFLRPTAEELEAYGEPDFVVMNGSKTTNEKWEEHGLNSEVYTVFNLTEKMQVIGGSWYGGEMKKGMFAMMNYYLPLRGMASMHCSANVGKEGDVAIFFGLSGTGKTTLSTDASRKLIGDDEHGWDEDGIFNFEGGCYAKTIDLDKDAEPEIFGAIKRNALLENVTVDADGKIDFTDGSVTQNTRVSYPINHIENIAVPSKAGHAQKVIFLSADAFGVLPPVSKLTPEQTKYHFLSGFTAKLAGTERGVTAPQPTFSACFGAAFLTLHPTKYAAELVKKMEEHGAEAYLVNTGWNGTGKRISIKDTRGIINAILDGSIEKAETKTIPVFNLEVPTALPGVDSGILDPRDTYADVKEWEDKAQDLGSRFVKNFVKYTDNEEGKALVAAGPQVD is encoded by the coding sequence ATGGCAAATTTAGATTTAAGCAAGTACGGAATTGTTGACGTACAGGAAATTCTCCACAACCCTTCATACGAGAAACTTTATGAAGAAGAAATGAATCCTGCTTTAGAAGGATTCGAAAAAGGTCAGTTAACAGAGCTTGATGCTGTTAATGTAATGACAGGTGTATTTACAGGTCGTTCACCTAAAGATAAATACATTGTTAAAGATGCAACCACTGAAAATACAATGTGGTGGACATCTCCAGAATCACCAAACGATAACAAACCGATTACTCAGGAAGTTTGGAATGACCTTAAAAAAACTACAACTGATCAACTTTCAGGAAAAAAATTATTCGTTGTTGACACATTTTGTGGTGCAAACGAAGATTCACGTTTGAAAGTTCGTTTCATTATGGAAGTAGCATGGCAGGCACACTTTGTAACAAACATGTTCCTTCGTCCAACTGCTGAAGAATTGGAAGCTTATGGCGAGCCAGATTTCGTTGTAATGAATGGTTCAAAAACCACTAACGAAAAATGGGAAGAGCATGGCTTGAACTCTGAAGTTTACACTGTATTTAACCTGACTGAAAAAATGCAGGTAATCGGCGGTAGCTGGTACGGTGGTGAAATGAAAAAAGGTATGTTCGCTATGATGAACTACTACCTGCCACTTCGCGGAATGGCTTCAATGCACTGTTCTGCTAACGTTGGTAAAGAAGGTGACGTTGCTATCTTCTTCGGTCTTTCAGGTACTGGTAAAACAACACTTTCTACTGATGCTTCTCGTAAACTTATTGGTGATGACGAGCACGGTTGGGATGAAGATGGTATCTTCAACTTTGAAGGTGGTTGTTATGCAAAAACTATCGATTTGGATAAAGATGCTGAACCAGAGATTTTCGGTGCAATCAAACGTAATGCTCTTCTTGAGAACGTAACTGTTGATGCTGATGGTAAAATCGATTTCACTGATGGTTCTGTAACTCAGAACACTCGTGTTTCATACCCAATTAACCACATTGAAAACATCGCTGTACCATCGAAAGCTGGTCACGCACAGAAAGTAATTTTCCTTTCTGCTGATGCATTTGGTGTATTGCCTCCGGTTTCTAAATTAACTCCGGAACAAACTAAATATCACTTCTTATCAGGATTTACTGCAAAATTAGCAGGTACTGAGCGTGGTGTTACTGCTCCTCAGCCTACATTCTCTGCATGTTTCGGTGCTGCATTCTTAACATTGCACCCAACAAAATATGCTGCCGAGTTAGTGAAAAAAATGGAAGAGCACGGAGCTGAAGCTTACCTGGTAAACACTGGATGGAACGGTACAGGCAAACGTATCTCTATTAAAGATACTCGTGGTATCATCAACGCTATTCTTGACGGATCTATCGAGAAAGCTGAAACTAAAACTATTCCGGTATTCAACCTGGAAGTACCTACTGCATTGCCAGGAGTTGATTCAGGTATTCTTGATCCACGCGATACTTACGCTGACGTTAAAGAGTGGGAAGATAAAGCTCAGGATTTGGGTAGCCGCTTTGTTAAAAACTTCGTTAAATATACTGATAACGAAGAAGGTAAAGCATTGGTTGCTGCAGGTCCACAAGTTGACTAA